A single Bicyclus anynana chromosome 19, ilBicAnyn1.1, whole genome shotgun sequence DNA region contains:
- the LOC112049506 gene encoding U6 snRNA-associated Sm-like protein LSm7, which translates to MASKEGDKNKSSQGDNKEKRRKESILDLSKYLEKSIRVKFAGGREAAGILKGYDPLLNLVLDNTTEYLRDPDDPYKLLEDTRALGLVVCRGTSVVLICPMDGMEAIPNPFITQEG; encoded by the exons aTGGCTTCTAAAGAAGGCGACAAAAATAAA AGCTCTCAAGGTGACAATAAAGAAAAACGTAGAAAAGAGTCAATCTTAGACCTAAGTAAATATCTTGAAAAGAGTATACGTGTGAAATTCGCTGGTGGTCGAGAAGCGGCCGGTATACTGAAAGGTTATGATCCTCTTTTGAATTTGGTACTGGATAACACCACGGAATATCTAAGAG ATCCTGATGACCCCTACAAACTATTGGAAGATACTAGAGCACTAGGTTTAGTTGTGTGCCGCGGCACATCTGTTGTACTCATATGCCCCATGGACGGAATGGAGGCAATTCCAAACCCTTTCATCACCCAGGAAGGATag